Proteins encoded by one window of Rhodobacteraceae bacterium IMCC1335:
- a CDS encoding tyrosine-type recombinase/integrase — protein sequence MKNLQGYTRSDATKFRDYLFAKGLNGASVARIFGTVRAVINLALSEFGLSIVNPFSNVYFDQSQGVKKRIPVKPEDIEKVQQKCYKADDEKRWLIALIADTGIRLGEGAGLLRSDFVERDGILCVNITPHPWRSLKTSSSERLVPLVGSSKWAAERILAQSIESRFAFPNYNDGKRTNANSASAALNKWLKSKIGRGYTIHSFRHSMRDRLRAVECPSEIIDQIGGWLTHGVGNSYGNGYPPDILAAWLRKTLFDHSTKTF from the coding sequence ATGAAGAATCTCCAAGGGTACACCCGCTCAGATGCTACGAAGTTCCGTGATTATCTATTCGCCAAAGGTCTTAACGGAGCATCTGTAGCAAGGATATTTGGTACTGTGAGAGCCGTTATAAACTTGGCCCTGAGTGAGTTTGGGCTATCAATCGTCAACCCATTCTCAAACGTCTATTTTGATCAAAGCCAAGGGGTTAAGAAACGCATTCCCGTAAAGCCTGAAGACATCGAGAAGGTTCAACAGAAGTGTTATAAAGCTGATGACGAAAAGCGGTGGCTTATTGCTCTGATAGCTGACACCGGCATACGCTTGGGTGAAGGCGCTGGGCTGTTAAGGTCAGATTTCGTAGAACGGGATGGTATTCTTTGCGTCAACATCACGCCGCATCCTTGGCGATCCTTGAAAACTTCCAGCAGTGAAAGGCTGGTTCCACTTGTTGGCTCGTCTAAGTGGGCCGCAGAACGGATATTAGCCCAATCGATAGAAAGTCGGTTTGCTTTCCCCAACTACAATGATGGCAAAAGAACTAACGCCAACTCAGCAAGTGCTGCCTTGAACAAGTGGCTTAAATCCAAGATTGGGCGAGGTTACACAATTCACAGCTTCAGGCATTCAATGCGTGATAGGTTGAGGGCGGTAGAATGCCCCAGCGAGATTATCGACCAGATTGGTGGCTGGCTAACGCACGGCGTTGGAAATAGCTATGGAAACGGATATCCGCCTGATATCCTAGCGGCCTGGTTGCGTAAAACTTTGTTTGATCACAGCACGAAAACTTTTTGA
- a CDS encoding tetratricopeptide repeat protein gives MAKLSIDQALLKAKSHAKKGEIAEAKKIYSTILNSYPKNIRAKEGLAALSKNMQEKPAGTSFQNAINSLLKKFNIGEFEATFDMATRLSKQFPNAFQIWHILGITSAQLTRFSIAHDAFDKAILLNPKFADAYNNKAVVLKEIGEFEEALILCEKAIELNSSFADAYNVKGVILQLQKKFDKSVDAFTQAIKFDPKFSKAYNNLGTSLFHIGKVFQSIDAYNNAIKYAPYFAGAYFNKGISLRFLENDDEALEAFKEACNLKSDYFEAHKNIGDLLRDRNQEKLAFEAYDQALEINPQCADAWNGKGNIYRDLGQTENALKAFKTAIELEPDNGAAHLNSSYLKKYTINDPQLNLVKKLICGADQSKENLCLLYYTYGKMCEDTNNLDLAFQSYKAAGKIRQESLGYEFKNDQTLFEKIKAHHNKIKKPRPKIERLLKATPIFILGMPRSGTTLVEQILSSHSQISAAGEAPYLIKQGAPISIGYTNVTEEIIMKFRDNYLQSIVQHAAGTPFVTDKTPHNFLHIGLICKAFPEAKIIHVMRDPAATCWSNFKNHFRSKALGYSCDLQNTVDYFLLYKDLMSFWTKSYHNKIYNLNYEHLTSEQNIETNKLIEYLGLDWEEACLSPHKNPRIIKTVSNDQVRNKVYKGSSSQWKKFKPYLDDVFDDLYSRSAPLLK, from the coding sequence TTGGCAAAACTGTCAATTGATCAGGCACTTTTAAAAGCAAAGTCGCATGCCAAAAAAGGTGAAATTGCGGAAGCTAAGAAAATTTATTCGACCATACTAAATTCTTATCCAAAAAATATAAGGGCGAAAGAGGGTTTAGCTGCTCTATCAAAAAATATGCAAGAAAAACCAGCAGGAACATCTTTTCAGAATGCCATAAATAGTCTTCTGAAAAAATTTAATATTGGGGAATTTGAAGCCACATTTGATATGGCCACAAGGCTCTCGAAACAATTTCCAAACGCCTTTCAAATATGGCACATTTTAGGCATTACATCTGCTCAGCTAACAAGGTTTTCAATTGCGCATGACGCTTTTGATAAAGCCATACTCTTGAACCCAAAATTTGCTGATGCTTATAATAATAAAGCAGTAGTACTTAAAGAAATTGGTGAATTTGAGGAAGCTCTGATTTTATGTGAGAAGGCAATCGAATTAAATTCATCGTTTGCCGATGCATACAATGTCAAGGGCGTCATTCTTCAACTACAAAAAAAATTTGATAAATCTGTTGATGCTTTTACTCAAGCTATTAAATTTGATCCAAAATTTTCAAAAGCTTATAATAATTTGGGAACAAGCTTATTTCATATTGGAAAAGTTTTTCAATCTATCGACGCTTATAATAATGCAATAAAATACGCTCCATACTTTGCAGGTGCTTATTTCAATAAAGGCATTTCACTCAGATTTTTGGAGAATGACGATGAGGCACTAGAAGCTTTTAAAGAAGCCTGCAATCTGAAATCAGATTATTTTGAGGCACATAAAAATATTGGGGATTTATTGAGAGACCGTAATCAAGAAAAACTAGCATTTGAAGCATATGATCAAGCCTTAGAGATTAATCCACAATGTGCTGACGCATGGAATGGTAAAGGAAATATTTACAGAGATTTAGGTCAAACAGAAAATGCATTAAAAGCCTTTAAAACTGCTATCGAATTAGAGCCAGATAATGGAGCAGCTCATCTGAATTCAAGTTACTTAAAAAAATATACTATAAATGATCCACAACTAAATTTAGTAAAAAAATTGATCTGCGGGGCTGACCAGAGCAAAGAAAACCTGTGTCTATTGTACTATACTTACGGAAAAATGTGTGAGGACACTAATAATCTTGATTTAGCCTTTCAAAGTTATAAAGCAGCCGGTAAAATTAGGCAGGAAAGCTTAGGTTACGAATTTAAAAATGACCAAACTCTATTTGAAAAAATTAAAGCTCATCACAACAAAATTAAAAAACCTAGACCAAAAATCGAAAGGCTTTTGAAAGCCACACCCATTTTTATACTTGGAATGCCACGTTCGGGAACGACCCTAGTAGAACAAATACTGTCTAGTCACTCCCAAATATCAGCTGCGGGAGAGGCTCCCTATCTTATAAAACAAGGCGCTCCAATAAGCATTGGATACACAAATGTCACAGAAGAAATTATTATGAAGTTTAGAGATAATTACCTTCAAAGTATCGTTCAGCACGCCGCTGGCACGCCATTTGTAACCGATAAAACCCCTCACAATTTTTTGCATATTGGATTAATTTGTAAAGCTTTCCCCGAAGCAAAAATCATCCATGTCATGCGTGATCCAGCCGCTACTTGTTGGTCAAATTTCAAAAACCATTTTCGTTCAAAGGCTCTGGGATATAGCTGCGATTTACAAAACACGGTCGATTATTTTCTGCTATACAAAGACTTAATGTCGTTTTGGACAAAAAGTTACCACAACAAAATTTATAATTTGAATTATGAACATTTAACTTCTGAGCAAAATATAGAAACAAATAAACTTATCGAATATCTTGGGCTGGATTGGGAGGAGGCTTGCCTTTCTCCTCATAAAAACCCTAGAATTATAAAAACAGTTTCGAACGACCAAGTAAGAAATAAAGTTTATAAAGGCAGTTCTTCACAATGGAAGAAATTTAAACCATATCTTGATGACGTTTTCGATGATTTATATTCTCGTTCCGCACCGCTACTCAAATAG